The Streptomyces noursei ATCC 11455 sequence ACGCGGGCGGCGTCGGCCAGGCTGAGGGCTCCGGCGACGCAGGCCGCGGCGATCTCGCCCTGCGAGTGGCCGACCACGGCCGCCGGGACGACGCCGTGGGAGCGCCAGAGCGCGGACAGCCCGACCATCATGGCGAACAGCGCGGGCTGGACCACGTCCACCCGCTCCAGCAGGGCGGGGTCGCCCTCGCCGGCCAGGACGTCGTGCAGCGACCAGTCGACGTACGGGGCGAGGGCCGTCGCGCAGTCATCGATCGCGGTGCGGAACACCTCGGACGTGGCGAGGAGTTCGCGGCCCATTCCCCACCACTGGGATCCCTGGCCGGGGAAGACGAAGACCGCTCCCTCGGGGTCGGGGCCGGCGATGCCGCTGACCAGGCCGGCCGTCGAGGCGCCGGTGGACAGGGCGGCCAGGCCGCGCAGGAAGTCCTCGCGGCGCTCGCCGACGACGACGGCGCGGTGTTCGAGGGCGGCGCGGGTGGTGGCCAGGGCGTGGCCCACGGGGGCGGGCGGGAGGTCGGGGTCGTGCTCGACGGTGGCGAGGAGCCGGGCGGCCTGGGCGCGCAGGGCGGCCGGGGACTTGGCGGCGAGCGGCCAGGGGACGACGGTGTCGGTGGCGGTGTCCCGGAGGCGGTCGGGGTCGGCTGGCGGCTCGGTGGCCGGGGCCTGTTCGAGGATCAGGTGGGCGTTGGTGCCGCTGATGCCGAACGAGGAGACACCGGCCCGGCGGGGGCGCCCGCTCTCGGGCCACGGGGTGCGCCCGCGCAGCAGTTCCACGGCGCCGGCGGTCCAGTCGACGTGGCTGGAGGGCGCGTCGAGGTGCAGGGTGCCGGGCAGTTCGCCGGCGTCCATGGCCAGCACCATCTTGATGACGCCGGCGACGCCGGCCGCGGCCTGGGTGTGGCCGATGTTGGACTTCACCGAGCCCAGCAGCAGCGGCCGTTCGGCGTCGCGGTCCTGGCCGTAGGTGGCGAGCAGGGCCTGGGCCTCGATGGGGTCGCCCAGCTTGGTGCCGGTGCCGTGCGCCTCGACCGCGTCGACGTCGGCGCCGGTCAGGCCGGCGTTGGCGAGCGCCTGGCGGATGACGCGCTGCTGGGACGGGCCGTTGGGCGCGGTCAGGCCGTTGGAGGCGCCGTCCTGGTTGACGGCGGAACCGCGGATCACGGCCAGTACCCGGTGCCCGTTGGCGCGGGCGTGGGACAGGCGCTCCAGCAGGACGACGCCGACGCCCTCGGCGAGCGTCATGCCGTCGGCGGTGTCGGAGAACGGCTTGCAGCGGCCGTCCTTGGCCAGGGCACGCTGCCGGCTGAAGCCGACGAACGCGTGCGGGGTGGCCATCACGGCCGCACCGCCGGCCAGCGCGAGGGAGCTCTCGCCGTCGCGCAGGGACTGGCAGGCCAGGTGCAGGGCGACCAGTGAGGAGGAGCAGGCGGTGTCCACGGTGACCGCGGGGCCCTCCAGGCCGAGCAGGTAGGAGACCCGGCCGGACAGGACACTGGCCGCGGTGCCGGTCACCATGTGCGCCTCGGACTCCCCCGTGCCGTTCTGCACGGTGGAGGAGTAGTCCTGGTAGCTGGCGCCGAAGAAGGTGCCGGCGGCGCTGCCGCGCAGTGACGCGGGGTCGATACCGGCGCGTTCGAACGCCTCCCAGGAGGTCTCCAGCAGGAGCCGCTGCTGCGGGTCCATGGCGACCGCCTCGCGCGGGGAGATCCCGAAGAAGCCGGGATCGAAGCCGGCGGCCTCGTGGAGGAAGCCGCCCTGGACGGAGTAGGTGTGGCCGGGGCGGTCGGGGTCCGGGTCGTACAGGCCCCGGGCGTCCCAGCCGCGGTCCGCGGGGAACTCCGAGATGACGTCGGCGCCGTCGAGGGCGAGCCGCAGCAGTTCCTCGGGGGTGGCGGCGCCGCCGGGGTAGCGGCAGCTCATGCCGATCACGGCGATCGGGTCGTCGTCGGCCGGGGTGCCGGTAGCGGCGTGCTGCTGCGGTGCGGCGCCGGGGACGCCGAGCGCCGTCGTCTTCAGGAACGCGGCGAGCGCCGCGCAGTTGGGGTGGTCGAAGACCATCGTCGAGGGCAGCCGCAGTCCGGTGCCGGCCACGAGCCGGTTGCGCAGGTCCACGGCGGTGACCGAGTCGAAGCCGAGGTCACGGAAGGCGCGGCGCTCGGGGAAGGACTCGGCCGAGGCGTGGCCGAGGACGGCGGCGGCCTCGGTGCGGACCAGGGTGAGCAGCAGCCGGTCCTGTTCGGCGGCGGCGAGGCCGTGCAGGCGGGCGGCCAGGCCGTCGGCGGCCGGGCCCGCGGGGTCCGGGACGGATGCCTGGTCGAGGCGGCGCCGCACCTCGGGGATCTGGTCGAAGAGGTGCGCGGGCCGGCCCGCGGTGAACACGTCGTGGTAGGTGTCCCAGTCGATGTCCATGAGGCCGATGACGGTCTCGTCGTCGTCCAGGACGTGCTGGAGCGCGGTGAGCGCCAGCTCGGGGTCGAGGTACTCCAGACCGCTGCGGCGGATCCGGTGCGGGTCGGCCAGCTCGCGTGCCCGGTCGTCGGGCCACTTGCCCCAGTGGATGGAGGTGGTGCGCAGTCCGCGGGCGCGGCGCTGCTCGGCGAGCGCGGACAGATAGGCGTTGCCGGCGACGTAGGCGGCGTGCACGCCGCTGCCCCACATGCCGGCGGTGGAGGAGTACAGGACGAAGTCGTCCAGTTCCGCGTCGTCGAGCAGTTCGTCGAGGATCCGTGCGCCGGTGACCTTGGCGTGCACGACGTCGGCGAACTCCGCCACGGTGGTGTCGGCGAGCGCGGACAGCTCGATGGCGGCGGCGGCGTGGATGACGGTGCGCAGGGTGCGGCCGTCGGCCGTGAGGTCGGCCAGCAGCGCGGCGACCGCGTCGCGGTCGGTGATGTCGCAGGCGGCGACGGTCACCTCGGTGCCCGACTCGGCTGCCTCCGCGATGAGTTCGGGCGCTCCGGGGGCGTCGGCACCGCGCCGGCTGACCAGCACCACGTGCTCGGCGCCGCGTTCGGCCAGCCAGCGGGCGAGCTGCGGGGCGAGGGTGCCGGAGCCGCCGGTGATCAGGGTGGTGCCGCGCGGCGCCCAGGTCCGTGCCGGTCGTCCGGCGCGGTGTCCGGCACGCACGATGCGGCGGGCCAGTACCCCGGCGGCGCGGACGGCGAGCTGGTCCTCGGCGCCGAGGGCGCCGGACAGCGCGGCGGCGAGCCGCTGGGCGGCCCGGGCGTCGAGGGTGTCGGGCAGGTCCACGGTGCCGCCCCAGCGCTGCGGGTGCTCCAGCGCGGTGGTCCAGCCGACGCCCGCGATCTGGCTCTGCAGGGGCCGGGTGACGGGGTCGGACGGGCCGGTGGCGAAGGCGCCGCGGGTCAGGAACCACAGCGGCGCGGTCGCCTCGGCGTCGCCCAGGGCCTGGACGAGGGAGACGGTGAGCGCGAGTCCCCGGGTGAGGCCGGGGTGGCGTGCGGCGTCGTCCTCGGCGGCGGCGAGGACGGAGACGATGCCGGTCACGTCCTCCGCGCCGGCCAGCCGCTCCCGCAGGACGGCGCGGTCGGTGCACTCCTCGTCCAGGACCAGCCGGCGCACCTCGGCGCCGTAGCTCTCCAACGCCCCTGCCACATCGGTGTCGTCGATGCCGTCGGTGGTGACCAGCAGCCAGGTGCCGGTCAGGGTGGCGCGGGGCACCTGGGCGAGGGGCGTCCAGGTGACGCGGTAGCGCCAGGAGTCGAGGGTGGTGCGCTGGGAGCGGGCCCGGCGCCAGGAGGTGAGGCCGGGCAGGATGGCGGCGACGGAGTCCTCGTCGGTGCCGAGCGCGGCGGTCAGCGCGGAGACGTCCGCCTGTTCGACGGCGGCCCAGAATTCGGCGTCCATCGGGGCGTCGGCCGGGGTGCGGTCGGCGGCGGTGCGGGTGTTCCAGTACCGCTCGCGCTGGAAGGCGTAGGTGGGCAGGTCGACCCGGGCCGCACCGGTCCCCTCGAACGCCCCCGCCCAGTCCACGTCCACACCGCGCACGAAGACCTCGGCGGCCGACAGCAGGAAGCGGCCCGCGCCACCCTGGTCACGGCGCAGGGTGCCGGTCGCGACGGCCGTGACCCCGGCCTCCTCGATCAGGTCCAAGACCGCCATCGTCAGCACCGGGTGCGAGCTGACCTCGACGAACGCGCGGTACTCCGCCGCCAGCAGGTCCGCCACCGCGTCCGCGAACCGCACCCGTCCGCGCAGGTTGCGGAACCAGTAGCCGGCGTCCATCCGCGCGGTGTCCAGCCAGTCGCCGGTCACGGTCGAGAAGAACGGCACCTCCGACGTGCGCGGCGCCAGCTCCGCCAGCACCTCCAGCAGTTCCTCGTGCAGGTCCTCGACCTGGTGCGAGTGCGAGGCGTAGTCCACCGCGATCCGGCGGGCCCGGATGTCGTCGGCGGTCAGCCGGGCGTGCAGCGCGTCCAGCGCCTCGGGCTCGCCGGCGACCACGACGGAGCGCGGGCCGTTGACGGCGGCCACCGACACCCGCCCCTCGAACTCGACCAACCGCGGTTCGAGCACGTCCACCGACAGCGCGACGGACATCATCCCGCCCCGCCCCGCCAACGCACGACCAATGGCCTGACTCCGCAGCGCCACCACCCGCGCCCCGTCCCGCAACGACAGCGCACCCGACACCACCGCGGCAGCGATCTCACCCTGCGAATGCCCCACCACCGCATCCGGCAACACACCACGGGAACCCCACAACGCAGCCAACGACACCATCACCGCGAACGACGCCGGCTGCACCACATCGACCCGCTCCAACGACGGCGCACCCACCACACCCCGCAGCACATCGACCAGCGACCAGTCGGTGAACTCGGCGAGTGCCGCCGCACACTCGGCAATCCGCTCCGCGAACACCGCCGACTCATCGAGGAGTTGGGCCCCCATCCCCACCCACTGCGAACCCTGACCGGGGAACACGAACACCGTCCGACCCTCGACGTCCGCGAGGCCCTCGACGACGGCGTTCGCGGACCGGCCGGCGGCCAACTCGTGGGTAGCCGCGAGGAGTTCGGCGCGGTCGGGGGCGACGACGACGGCGCGTCGTTCGAGCAGGGCGCGGGCGGTGTGCAGGGTGTGCCCGATGTCCTGGGGGCGGAGCGCGGGGTCGGTCTCGACCCTGGCGGCCAGGGCGGCGGCCTGGTCGCGCAGCGCCTGCGGGGAGTGTCCGGAGACGATCCAGGGCAGCGCGGCGGGCGCGCCGGCCGGTTCGGTGGGCGCGGCGTCGTCGCCGGCGTCCGCGGTGTCCGCGGGGTGGGGTGCCTGTTCCAGCAGGGCGTGCGCGTTGGTGCCGCTGATGCCGAACGAGGACACCGCGGCCCGGCGCGGACGTCCGGTCTCCGGCCACTGCTGGCCCTCGGTCAGCAGGCGTACCGATCCGGCGGACCAGTCCACGTGCGAGGAGGGCGCGTCGGCGTGCAGGGTCGGCGGCAGGTGGCCGTGGCGCAGCGCCATGACCATCTTGATGACACCGGCGACGCCGGCGGCCGCCTGGGTGTGCCCGATGTTGGACTTCAGGGAGCCGAGCCACAGCGGCTGGTCGGGGGTGTGTCCCTGGCCGTAGGTGGCGAGCAGGGCCTGGGCCTCGATGGGGTCGCCGAGCCGGGTGCCGGTGCCGTGCGCCTCGACGGCGTCGATGTCGGCGGGGGTCAGGCCGGTCCGGGCGAGGGCCTGCTGGATGACCCGTTCCTGGGAGGGGCCGTTGGGGGCGGTCAGGCCGTTGGAGGCGCCGTCCTGGTTGACGGCGGAGCCGCGCAGCACGGCGAGGACCGGATGGCCGTTGCGCTGCGCGTCGGAGAGCCGCTCGGCGACGAGGACACCGACGCCCTCGGCCCAACCGGTGCCGTCGGCGGCGTCGGAGAACGCCTTGCAGCGGCCGTCCGGTGCCAGGCCGCCCTGGGCGCTGAACTCGACGAAGACGGACGGCTCGGTGAGGATCGTGACGCCGCCGATCACGGCGAGCGAGGATTCGCCGACGCGCAGGGACTGGGCCGCCAGGTGCAGGGCGACGAGGGAGGAGGAGCAGGCGGTGTCGACGGTGACGGCCGGGCCTTCGAGGCCGAGGGTGTAGGCCAGGCGGCCGGACAGCACGCTGGCGGCGGTGCCGGTCAGGGCGTGGCCGTGCAGTTCGGTGGCGGCGTCGGCCGAGGGCGCGCCCCAGTGGTAGGAGCCGACGAACACGCCGGACCGGCTGCCGCGCAGGGCTGTGGGGGCGATGCCGGCGCGCTCCAGCGCCTCCCAGGCGACTTCGAGGAGGAGGCGCTGCTGGGGGTCCATAGCAGTCGCCTCGCGCGGCGAGATGCCGAAGAAGGCGGCGTCGAATTCCGCGGCGTCGTAGAGGAATCCGCCTTCGTGGGTGGCGCTGCTGCCGTCGCCGTTTCCGGTGAGGGTTTCCAGGTCCCAGCCGCGGTCGACGGGGAATCCGGAAATGGCGTCGCCGCCGGAACGCACCAGGTCCCACAGGGATTCCGGCGAATTGACGCCGCCGGGAAGTCGGCAGCCCATTCCGACGATGGCGATGGGCTCGTTGTCCTTGGATTCCAGTTCGCCAATGCGGCGGCGGGCACGGCGAAGATCTGAAGTGACCCGCCGGAGATAGTCGACGATTTTCTCCTGCTGGTCCGGCTGGCCTTGCTGGGGTTCCTGCATCGGTCCGTCCTCGTCATCGGGTCGCGAACGAAAGCAACAATTTCTCTATGTGGTTTCGAACTCTTCATCGATGATGTCGAGCAGTCTGTCGACCGACACCGTGTCGATGTCCTCGTCCGAGGAGGGCACCTCTGCAGGCGAGTTCTGGCGGAGTGCGGAGACGATGGCGTCCAACCGGTCCGCGACGGCCCGGCGTTCGGGGCCGTCCTGCGGCAGGTTCGTCACGATCGCCTCGAACCTGGTGAGTTCCTCTCCGTACGCCCCGGGGTCGAGGGGGGCGGTTGCGGCGAGGAGTTCCCCGAGGCGGTGGGCAGCACGTTCGGGGGTGGGGAAGTTGAAGACGAGGGTGGCCGGCAGGCGCAGTCCGGTGCGGGCGGTGAGCCGGTCGGCGAGTTCGACGCCGGCCAACGAGTCGAAGCCCAGCTCCTTGAAGACGCTGCGGGTGCCGACGGCCTCGGGGCCGGGGTGGCCCAGGACGGCGGCGGCCTGGGTGCGCACCAGGTCCAGCAGCTGGCGCTCCCGGGCGGCCGGCGGCAGCGCGGCGAGGTGGCCGGCGGTGGGGTGGGACCCGGTGGTGTCCGGGAGGGGTTCGCCGGCCGGGCCGGGGCGGGCCGCCGCGGGCCGGGCCGGGCGGGCGTCGGCGGGCGTCTCGCCGCGGGCCTGCCGCGGCGTCCGCGGGGCGGCGCGTTCCTCGTCGGTCAGCGGGCGGGCGGTGAGGGCCTCGACGGTGACGACCGGCGCGCCGTGCACGTCGACCGCGGTGAGGGTCAGCGTGCCGGTCGTGGTGGGGCGGATGCGGACCCGCAGCGCGGTGGCGCCGACGGCGTGCAGCCGGACGCCGTGCCAGGCGACGGGCACGGTGCCGTCCACCGCCATGGCGGCGTGCCGGGCCGCGTCGAGCAGGGCGGGGTGCAGTCCGTGGTCGGGGGCGTCGTCGGCGGTGCCGGGCGGGCATTCCACGTCCGCGAAGATCTCCGCGCCGCGTCGCCAGGCGGCCCGCAGGCCGCGGAAGGTCGGGCCGTAGTCGAAGCCGCGGTCGGCGAGCCGTTCGTAGTGGTCGGCGAGGTCGAGGGGTTCGGCGTCGGCCGGCGGCCAGGCGGCCGGGGTGCCGCCCGTGGCGGCTTCGGCTGCGGACGGCGGGGTGCTGCCGAGGGTGCCGGTGGCGCATCGGGTCCAGTCGCCGGCCGGGTGGTGGTCGGGGCGGGTGTGGACGGTGACGGCGCGGCGCCCGGTGGTGTCGGCGGGGCCGACGTGCACCTGGACGTGCAGGGCGGCGTCGTCGGGCAGGGCCGGCGGGGTGGTGAGGTGGAGTTCGTGCAGGACGTCGCAGCCCGCCTCGTCGCCGGCGCGCACGGCGAGTTCCAGCAGCGCGGTGGCCGGCAGCACGACCCGCCCGGCGACGGTGTGGTCGGCGAGCCAGGGGTGGGTGCGGAGGGAGAGGGCGCCGGAGCAGACGGTGCCGCCGCCGTCGGCGAGTTCGACGGCGGAGCCGAGCAGGGGGTGGCCGAGGGCGCCGGGCCCGGCGCCGTTCGGGCGGGGCGGGGTGGGCCAGTGGCGCACGTGCTGGAAGGCGTAGGTGGGCAGTTCGACGCGGCGGGCGCCGGTGCCGGCGTAGAAGGCGGGCCAGTCGACGGGGACGCCGAGGGTGTGCAGGCGGCCGAGGGCGCCGGCGAAGGCGGTCTCCTCGGGCCGTCCCTTGCTCAGGGCGGGGACGACGTCGGTGGTGCTGTCGGGGCCGAGGGTGTCGCGGGCCATCGCGGACAGCACGCCGCCGGGGCCGAGTTCGATCAGGACGTCGGCGCCGGCCTTGGCCAGTGCGGTGATGCCGTCGGCGAAGCGGACGGTGTCGCGGACGTGCCGGACCCAGTACTCGGCGCTGGTGATCTCACTGCCGGCGAGTTCACCGGTGAGGTTGGAGACCAGCGGGATCGACGGCTGGTGGAAGGTCAGTCGGCTCACGACGTCCCGGAAGGCGTCGAGCATGGGCTCCATCAGCGGCGAGTGGAAGGCGTGCGAGACGGCCAGCCGGCTGGTGCGCCGGCCGCGGTCGGCGAAGCGGGCGGTCAGTTGCCGCACGGCGTCCTCGGCTCCGGCGACGACGACCGCGGTGGGGCCGTTGACGGCGGCCAGCGCGAGGTGTGCGCCGAGCAGCGGGGCCACTTCGTCCTCGGTGGCCTCCAGCGCGGCCATCGCGCCGCCGGCCGGGAGCGCCTGCATCAGCGTGGCGCGGGCGGCCACCAGGCGGCAGGCGTCCTCCAGGCTCAGGACGCCGGCGACGTGGGCGGCGGCGATCTCGCCGACGGAGTGGCCGCCGACGAAGTCGGGGGTGACGCCGAGGGACGCGACCAGGCGGTGGAGGGCGACCTCGACGGCGAACAGGGCGGGCTGGGTCCAGCCGGTCCGGTCCAGGAGCGCGGCGTCGGTGCCCCACATCACCTCGCGCACCGGGCCGTCCAGGTGCCGGTCCAGGGCGCGCAGCGCGTCGTCCAGTGCGTCGGCGAACACCGGGAAGCGGGCGGCGAGTTCGCGGCCCATGCCCGGGCGCTGGCTGCCCTGGCCGGAGAAGAGGACGGCGGTGCGGCGCTGGTGGGCCGCACCGCGGGCGTGCTCGACGGCGTCCGCGGCGGTGCCGTCGGCGGGCGGCAGGAGGACCGCCCGGTGGCGGAGCGCGGCGCGGCCGGTGGCCAGGGAGTAGCCGACGTCCAGCGGGTCCAGGTCCGAGTGGGTGCGCAGGTGGGCGCGGAGCCGGGCGAGTTGGGCGTCGAGGGCTTCGGGCGTGGCGGCGGAGACCGGCCAGGGGACGGTGCTGGGGCGGAGGGTGCCGGGCCGGGTGACGGGGACGTCGGCGGGCGGCGCCTCTTCGAGGATCACATGGGCGTTGGTGCCGCTGATGCCGAAGGAGGAGACGCCGGCGCGGCGCGGTCGGTCGGCCGGTGGCCAGGGCGTGTGGTCGGTGAGGGGGGCCACGGCGCCCTGGGACCAGTCGACTTGGCGGGTGGGGGTGGCCAGGTGCCGGATGCGCGGCATCAGGCCGTGCCGCAGGGTCAGGACGGTCTTGATCACTCCGCCGATGCCGGCGGCGGCCTGTGCGTGGCCGAGGGTGGACTTCAGGGAACCGAGGCGCAGCGGTCGGTCCGGGTCCCGGTCCTGGCCGTAGGCGGCGAGCAGCGCCCGGGCCTCGACGGGGTCGCCGAGCCGGGTGCCGGTGCCGTGCGCCTCGACGAGATCGATGTCGGCGGGGGCGAGTCGGGCGTCGGCGAGGGCGGCGCGGATGACGCGTTCCTGGGCGGGACCGCTGGGTGCGGTGAGGCCGTCGGAGGCGCCGTCCTGGTTGACGGCCGAGCCGCGCAGCACGGCGAGGACGGGGTTGCCGGCGGCGCGGGCGGTGGACAGGTGCTCCAGGACGACGATGCCGACGCCCTCCGCCCAGGCGGTGCCGTCGGCGTCGTCGGAGAACGGCTTGCAGCGGCCGTCGGGCGCGAGGCCGCCCTGTCGGGTGTGGCCGACGAAGGCGGCCGGGGTGGACATCACCGTGACGCCGCCGGCCAGGGCGGTGCTGCACTCCCCCGCGCGCAGGGCGCGGACCGCCCAGTGCAGCGCGACCAGCGACGAGGAGGACGTGGTGTCGACGGTGACGGCGGGGCCTTCGAGGCCCAGGACGTACGCCAGGCGACCGGAGGCGACGCCGGGGGCCAGGCCGGTGAGGGCGTGTCCGTCCAGGTCGTCGGGCGAGGCGTGGGTGACGGCGGCGTAGTCCTGGCCGCTGGCGCCGACGAAGACCCCGGTGCGGCTGCCGCGCAGGGAGTGCGGGTCGATGCCGGCGCGCTCCAGGGCTTCCCAGGCGGTCTCCAGGACGAGGCGCTGTTGCGGGTCGGTGGAGACGGCCTCGCGGGGCGACATGCCGAAGAAGGCGGCGTCGAAGTCGGCGGCGCCGGTGAGGAATCCGCCCTCGCGGGTCGCGCTGCGGCCGGGTCCGTCGCCGGCCAGTGCGGCCAGGTCCCAGCCGCGGTCGTCCGGGAAGGCGGTGGTCGCGTCGCGGCCGGTGCGGACCAGTTCCCACAGGTCCTCCGGGCCGGCGACCCCACCCGGATAACGGCAGGCCATTCCGACGACCACCACCGGGTCCTCGTCGGCTCCGATCGTCATGCCTTGCTCACCCCTGCGGAAAAGTTGGCCTCAGGTCACCTCTGCGTGCCGGATCGTACGTTCGCAAACGCTGTACTTTTCCCTAAGGAATGACGGGCGCCGGGGACGGGCATTGGCCACACGGCCCGGAAAGGGCCGTCGCGCGCCGAAGACTAGTGATTCCCCGGTCCGTGGCATGAGACCAAGTAACCGACCCGTTTTCCACGCGGCGCGTTCCGGGTGCCGGCCGGTGACCCTTCCTTCCGGCAACACGCGCCTCGGGTGGCGGCGTCGGCGAATGCACTCACCCGGCGACCGGGCCGGGCGGGTGCGTGGCGCGCGGGCCCGGCGGCCCGCCACATTCCGAGGGGTGTTGTCCATGGGCGCGAATCGGCGGCCGATCCTGTTCGTCAGTTATGCCGAAAGCGGCCTGCTCAATCCGCTGCTCGTGCTGGCCGGGGAATTGTCCCGGCGCGACGTGGCGGACCTGTGGTTCGCCACCGACGAGAAAGCGCGCGACGAGGTGGCGGCCGTGGTGGACGGCAGCCCGGTTCGGTTCGCGTCGCTCGGCGACACCGTCTCGCAGATGTCGGCGGTCACATGGGACGACGCGACGTATGCGGAGGTGACGCAGCGGTCGCGGTTCAAGGCGCACGCGGCGGTGATTCGGCATTCGTTCGCGCCGGAGTCGCGGATGGCGAAGTACCGCCGCCTGGAGGAGATCGTCGAGGAGGTCGAGCCGGCGCTGATGGTGATCGAGAGCATGTGCCAGTTCGGGTACGAGCTGGCGATCACCAAGGGCATTCCGTTCGTGCTCGGGGTGCCGTTCGTGCCGAGCAACGTCCTCACCTCGCACGTCCCGTTCGCCAAGTCCTACACCCCGTCGGGTTTCCCGGTGCCGCACTCGGGGCTGCCGGCCGCGATGTCCCTGGCTCAGCGGATCGAGAACCAGCTGTTCCGGCTGCGGACGCTCGGGATGTTCCTGACGTCGGACGTCCGCAAGGTCGTCGAGGAGGACAACCGGGTCCGCACCGAGCTGGGCATCGCGCCCCAGGCGCGGCAGATGATGGCGCGGATCGACCATGCGGAGCAGGTCTTGTGCTACTCCGTAAGGGAGTTGGACTACCCGTTCCCGATGCATCCGAAGCTGCGGCTGGTGGGCACGATGGTGCCGCCGCTGCCCCAGGCACCGGACGACGACGGCCTGTCGGACTGGCTGTCGGCGCAGAAGTCCGTGGTGTACATGGGCTTCGGCACGATCACCCGGCTGACCCGTGAGCAGGTGGCGTCGCTGGTGGAGGTCGCCCGGCGACTGGACGGCCGGGGCCACCAGGTGTTGTGGAAACTCCCGCGCGGCCAACAGGAGTTGCTGCCGCCGGCCGCCGAGCTGCCGGACAACCTGCGGATCGAGGGCTGGGTGCCGTCGCAGCTGGACGTGCTGGCCCATCCGAACGTGAAGGCGTTCTTCACCCATGCCGGTGGCAACGGCTACCACGAGGGCCTGTACTTCGGAAAGCCGCTGGTGGTCCGGCCGTTGTGGGTGGACTGCGACGACCAGGCGATCCGGGGCCAGGACTTCGGGGTGAGCCTGACCCTGGACCGGCCGGAGACCGTGGACACCGAGGACGTCCTGGACAAGATCACCCGCGTGCTCGACCAACCCTCCTTCACCGAGCGCGCGGAGCACTTCGCCGGGCTGCTGCGGGACGCCGGCGGCCGGGCCGCGGCGGCGGACCTGCTGCTCGGCCTTCCCGCCCTGGCAACCGACTGACCGAGGAAGACTCAAAACCCATGTCCTTTACGTATCCGGTGTCCATGCCGTGGCTCCAGGGCCGCGAGCTCGACTATGTGACGGAGGCCGTCGGCGGCGG is a genomic window containing:
- a CDS encoding glycosyltransferase, which produces MGANRRPILFVSYAESGLLNPLLVLAGELSRRDVADLWFATDEKARDEVAAVVDGSPVRFASLGDTVSQMSAVTWDDATYAEVTQRSRFKAHAAVIRHSFAPESRMAKYRRLEEIVEEVEPALMVIESMCQFGYELAITKGIPFVLGVPFVPSNVLTSHVPFAKSYTPSGFPVPHSGLPAAMSLAQRIENQLFRLRTLGMFLTSDVRKVVEEDNRVRTELGIAPQARQMMARIDHAEQVLCYSVRELDYPFPMHPKLRLVGTMVPPLPQAPDDDGLSDWLSAQKSVVYMGFGTITRLTREQVASLVEVARRLDGRGHQVLWKLPRGQQELLPPAAELPDNLRIEGWVPSQLDVLAHPNVKAFFTHAGGNGYHEGLYFGKPLVVRPLWVDCDDQAIRGQDFGVSLTLDRPETVDTEDVLDKITRVLDQPSFTERAEHFAGLLRDAGGRAAAADLLLGLPALATD